One part of the Candidatus Bathyarchaeota archaeon genome encodes these proteins:
- a CDS encoding ribbon-helix-helix protein, CopG family yields MARKCVVKVVLSREQKEILAEMSRRLGTSESEMLRTAMMDYAKDLSMVKETVHKREKQICA; encoded by the coding sequence ATGGCGCGTAAATGTGTAGTTAAGGTAGTGTTAAGTAGAGAACAAAAAGAAATTTTAGCTGAAATGTCGCGTCGACTGGGCACAAGCGAGAGCGAAATGCTACGAACCGCGATGATGGATTACGCCAAAGACCTCAGCATGGTCAAAGAAACTGTGCATAAACGAGAAAAACAGATATGCGCCTAA
- a CDS encoding 30S ribosomal protein S7, which yields MSQTVAEPQEIKLFQKWSFKDITVKDIGLQRYLNLTPMVAPHSMGRHEHQRFRKSRVNIVERLINGLMRGGKNAGKKAKATNIVKEAFEIINVKTGKNPIEILVQAVENSAPCEDTTRVSYGGVVYHLSVDVAPQRRIDLAIRHITAGAKASSINTPKSIQETLADELVLAAAKDIKSAAVAKRNEIERVAQSSR from the coding sequence ATGTCACAAACAGTAGCAGAACCTCAAGAAATCAAGCTCTTCCAGAAATGGAGCTTTAAAGACATTACAGTCAAAGACATAGGTTTACAGCGGTACCTAAACCTCACCCCGATGGTTGCCCCACACAGCATGGGTCGCCACGAACATCAAAGGTTCCGCAAATCCCGTGTCAACATCGTAGAACGTTTAATCAACGGTTTGATGCGCGGGGGCAAAAACGCAGGCAAAAAAGCCAAAGCCACAAACATCGTTAAAGAAGCATTCGAAATCATCAACGTAAAAACAGGCAAAAACCCCATAGAAATTCTAGTCCAAGCAGTGGAAAACAGCGCACCATGCGAAGACACAACCCGTGTGAGTTACGGTGGAGTCGTCTACCACCTTTCAGTGGATGTTGCGCCACAACGCAGAATCGACCTCGCTATCCGCCACATCACTGCAGGAGCCAAAGCATCCTCCATCAACACACCGAAAAGCATTCAGGAAACACTCGCAGACGAGCTTGTGTTGGCTGCAGCTAAAGACATAAAGAGTGCGGCAGTCGCTAAGCGCAACGAAATTGAACGCGTTGCACAAAGCAGTAGATAA
- a CDS encoding 30S ribosomal protein S12, producing MGSKSPRGEFAARQLAKKRKNFRWHDRYFNRRMLMLDEKVDPMQGAPQARGIVLEKVGVESKQPNSAIRKCVRTQLIKNGRTISAFLPGDGALNVVDEHDEVVVEGIGGTRGGAMGDIPGVRWKVVMVNGVSLNELVYGRKQKPAR from the coding sequence ATGGGTTCCAAGTCTCCAAGAGGCGAATTCGCCGCAAGGCAACTAGCCAAGAAACGTAAGAATTTCCGTTGGCACGATAGGTACTTTAACAGACGCATGTTGATGCTTGACGAAAAAGTAGACCCCATGCAGGGCGCACCACAAGCTCGAGGAATAGTCCTTGAGAAAGTCGGTGTCGAATCCAAGCAGCCTAACAGCGCCATCCGCAAATGTGTCAGAACACAACTTATCAAAAACGGCCGCACCATCAGCGCATTCCTCCCCGGAGACGGCGCCTTAAACGTCGTCGACGAACACGATGAAGTCGTCGTAGAAGGCATCGGTGGCACCAGAGGAGGCGCCATGGGAGACATTCCCGGTGTCAGATGGAAAGTCGTTATGGTTAACGGCGTTTCACTTAACGAACTCGTCTATGGACGTAAACAAAAACCAGCAAGGTAA
- a CDS encoding PAS domain-containing protein, protein MIASEQNLFALAVEMSLDGIVIGDKTGNITYVNDAIVKMMEAQSKDEIVGKHILENLTLST, encoded by the coding sequence TTGATTGCATCAGAGCAAAACCTGTTTGCGCTTGCGGTTGAGATGTCTTTAGACGGCATCGTCATAGGCGACAAGACAGGAAACATAACCTACGTCAACGACGCCATAGTAAAGATGATGGAAGCCCAAAGCAAAGACGAAATCGTCGGCAAACACATCCTCGAAAACTTAACGCTCTCAACATGA
- a CDS encoding HAMP domain-containing histidine kinase has product MKAYLAKKDGDLEALLNSTQTACSQIRRVIEFSRDYEMLGKEAMTYVNVGKVFDEVVELFPDVKLEVKNECHGLAVLADSLLRELFYNLFENTFKYGKTATQIRLSYILEDEQLKLIYEDNGVGIAAEMKPKLFTKGAGQGSGLGLYLIKKTAEVYGWSVEETGTEGKNAKFTFTIPKTTYKQ; this is encoded by the coding sequence ATGAAAGCTTACTTGGCTAAAAAAGACGGCGACTTGGAGGCTCTTTTAAATTCCACTCAAACTGCTTGTAGCCAAATAAGGCGGGTTATCGAGTTCTCGCGTGACTACGAAATGCTCGGCAAAGAAGCAATGACCTACGTAAACGTCGGTAAAGTATTCGATGAAGTCGTCGAGTTGTTCCCCGACGTCAAGCTAGAGGTGAAAAACGAATGCCACGGACTGGCGGTTTTAGCGGATTCTTTGCTACGAGAATTGTTCTACAACCTCTTTGAGAACACGTTCAAATATGGAAAAACCGCCACCCAAATCCGACTCAGCTACATCCTTGAAGACGAGCAACTCAAGTTAATCTACGAGGACAACGGCGTAGGAATAGCTGCCGAGATGAAACCGAAACTGTTCACCAAAGGCGCAGGACAAGGCAGCGGACTGGGGTTGTACTTGATTAAGAAGACAGCAGAGGTTTACGGTTGGAGCGTCGAGGAAACAGGAACCGAAGGCAAAAACGCAAAATTCACCTTCACCATACCAAAAACAACCTACAAACAATAA